Sequence from the Nocardiopsis sp. YSL2 genome:
GGGCGGTCGCCGATCCGGCCCGGTCGCTGTTCCAGGCTCGCGGTGGAGTCGTCCACGAGTGCGGCGCGCCGGGCGGCGTAGTCGGCGCTCAGCAGCTCCTCGAGCGGAACGTCGGTGCGGAGGGGATCGCCGTACCAGGCCTCGCGGTCGGCGAAGGCGAGCTTGGCGGACTCGGCCACCCGGTGGACGAACTCCGTGCTGACCCCGTCGAGGACATCGTGGCCGGTGCCCAGGGCCTCGGCCAGCCGGAGCTGTTGGAGCATCGTCGGACCCTGGCCCCACGGTCCCGTCTTGTGCACGGTGTGGTCGCCGTAGGACACGCTCACGGTGTCCTCGAAGTGGGCCCGCCAGTCCGCCATGTCCTGGGCGCTCAGCAGCGCCCGCCGGGGTACGCCCGCGCCGTCGGGGACGGGGGAGGAGAGGAACGCGCCGACCGCGTCGGCGACGAAGCCCTGGGACCAGGCGCGGCGTGCGGCCTCGATCTGGGCCTCGCGGTCGGGACCGGCGCCTTCCGCCTCGGCGATGATCCGCCGGTAGGTGGCGGCCAGGGCGGGGTTGCGCAGGCGGGAGCCGGCGGCGGGCGCTGTGCCGTGCGGGAGGTAGACCGCGGCCGAGCCGGGCCAGTGACGGGAGAACACGGGTGCGAGGGCCTCGACGGCGAGGGCGATCCGCTCCAGGACGGGGTAGCCGCGTTCGGCGAGCCCGACGGCGTGGTCCAGGACCTGGCGGACGGTCATGGTGCCGTGGTCGCGCAGCAGCAGCATCCAGGCGTCGAAGGAGCCGGGAACGGTGGCGGCCAGGACACCCGCCCCGGGGATGCGGTCCATGCCGGTGAAGGCGTCGATGGTCGCCGCCGCGGGAGCGACCCCCTGCCCGCACAGGACGCGGGGTCTTCCACCCGCGGCTCGCAGGATGATGGGCACCTCGCCGCCGGGACCGTTGAGGTGGGGTTCGACCACCTGGAGGGTGAAGCCCGCCGCCACGGCGGCGTCGAAGGCGTTGCCGCCGCGTTCCAGGACGGACATGCCGCCCGCGCTGGCGAGCCAGTGGGTCGATGCGACCATGCCGAAGTCGCCGACCAGTTGGGGGCGGGTGGTGAAACCGGGCATCTGAGGGGGCCTTTCCAGGGAGTGGGCGCCGGGAGCCGGGCGGCGGTCGGA
This genomic interval carries:
- a CDS encoding gamma-glutamyltransferase family protein — encoded protein: MPGFTTRPQLVGDFGMVASTHWLASAGGMSVLERGGNAFDAAVAAGFTLQVVEPHLNGPGGEVPIILRAAGGRPRVLCGQGVAPAAATIDAFTGMDRIPGAGVLAATVPGSFDAWMLLLRDHGTMTVRQVLDHAVGLAERGYPVLERIALAVEALAPVFSRHWPGSAAVYLPHGTAPAAGSRLRNPALAATYRRIIAEAEGAGPDREAQIEAARRAWSQGFVADAVGAFLSSPVPDGAGVPRRALLSAQDMADWRAHFEDTVSVSYGDHTVHKTGPWGQGPTMLQQLRLAEALGTGHDVLDGVSTEFVHRVAESAKLAFADREAWYGDPLRTDVPLEELLSADYAARRAALVDDSTASLEQRPGRIGDRPPFLPPEYLPGRTPGDRTTGEPTVRDAAGAAPADLRGDTCHLDVVDAAGNMVSATPSGGWLSSSPVIPDLGFPLGTRAQMFWLDPASPNALEPRKRPRTTLSPTLVTRADGEAVLAIGTPGGDQQDQWTFTALLRVLNGVDDLQEALDTPMFHTNAFPSSFHPRETVPGDLVVEPGVGEDTIRGLRTRGHRVQVAQPWSLGRLAAVARDPESGELRAAADARGAQGYAAGR